Part of the Brevibacillus brevis genome is shown below.
CCTCCCCTCCACGCCCCAAATCTCCGAATCGATTCGATGGCGTAGTGAGAGCAAGTAGGCGCGAATCTGCAGGAAGGCGGTTTTAGTGGGGAGATGAACAGCTGGTACCCACGAATCAGCACAACCATGATTTTCGCAATCATCGTTTCACCCTCTTTTTCCATTATGTACGGGTGCCTGTTTGATCACTTTGGCTCTTTTCATGACGTGCAAAAGTGACTGCTCAATGGCTTCAAGCGTCATGGACTCCACACCTGGACGGGCGATGATGACGAGATCCAGGCCAGGCGGAATGACGGTCTCCAGACGTGCAACCGC
Proteins encoded:
- the yidD gene encoding membrane protein insertion efficiency factor YidD; the protein is MIAKIMVVLIRGYQLFISPLKPPSCRFAPTCSHYAIESIRRFGAWRGGWLALRRILKCHPFHPGGFDPVPDQRK